From the genome of Papaver somniferum cultivar HN1 chromosome 2, ASM357369v1, whole genome shotgun sequence, one region includes:
- the LOC113354385 gene encoding 60S ribosomal protein L19-like, producing the protein MCILRRFLRKYMEAKKIDKHVYYDMYLRHVLKNKRVLTESIHKSKAEKAIEKTLFDQSKNKASRGRKHAGLMLFSVRQVVKTADIWISSLSMLVIEQVRVRGRVPENLGCLPRLSELGGCVYLGGFSASTWRQRRFTSTCTMICT; encoded by the exons ATGTGTATACTCAGGAGGTTTCTCCGCAAGTACATGGAGGCAAAGAAGATTGACAAGCACGTGTACTATGATATGTACTTGAGGCATGTGTTAAAGAACAAGCGTGTATTGACGGAAAGTATTCACAAATCTAAGGCAGAGAAGGCCATAGAGAAGACTTTGTTTGACCAGTCTAAGAACAAGGCTAGCAGAGGAAGGAAGCATGCTGGGTTGATGTTGTTTTCAGTTAGGCAAGTGGTGAAAACTGCTGATATTTGGATTTCAAGCTTATCTATGCTTGTAATTGAGCAG GTAAGAGTAAGAGGAAGGGTACCAGAGAATCTAGGTTGCCTACCAAGGTTATCTGAATTAGGAGGATGTGTATACTTAGGAGGTTTCTCTGCAAGTACATGGAGGCAAAGAAGATTCACAAGCACGTGTACCATGATATGTACTTGA